In Haemophilus parainfluenzae, the sequence AATTTCGCACCATTGCAAGAGCTCCCGAGTGAAAATGAACTCATGCAAAGCTATGGTTTTTCCAAAGACACTATTCGAAAAGCACTTTCTTTACTTGAAATTGATGGCTATATTCAAAAGCAACAAGGCCGAAATTCGATTGTTTTAGAACATGATTTATCTAAACCACAAATGCTTTCTGAAATTAAAACCGTTAGCGAATTAAATAGTGCCTCAACACACCAAGTAAAAACTACATTAACCAGCTTGTATATTGTGCAAGGTGAAGAAGAGCTGATGCATATTTTTAATGTCGATGATCAGATCGATTTCTACCGCATTGCTCGTCTGCGTGAAATCGATGGCGAAGCCGTTGAATATGAGGTTTCTTATTTTGATCGCCGCATCGTGCCGTTTATTAGTCGAGAAATCGCAGAACACTCTATTTATCACTACCTGGAAAACGAATTAAAATTAAAAATTAGCCACTCACAACGAAAAATTGTCTTTCGCTATGCAAACAAAGAAGAAAAAAATGCGATCGATCTTGGTGAGTATGACATGGTTGTGAATGTGACGAGTACCACTTATTTGGCTGATGGGCGACCGTTTCAATATGGGAGTATTAGCTATCGACCAGATAAAATTGCATTTACATCAACAGCAAAACGACATGTCTAGTTTTTGTAAATGATAGGTTGTTATTTAAAAAATTCATAAAAAAAAGTGCGGTTATTTTTAACCGCACTTTTTATTTAAGCTATTTTAACCAAAATTGTCCTTTAAAAATTTTTCCTAATGTCATCAGCACCAAACCGCTCATCATCAAGTTAGCAAAGATAAATGCACCGTTTGCCAATCCGCTCAGTACATTATGATGAACAAAAGAAACCGCCCCATTCGCTAAAGAAGCTAATCCGAATGAAAAAGCCCAGAACCCAATATTCAGTCCTTTTTCACTAATCCAAGGGAACAGACGAATTAAAAAGAACATTTGTAAAAAACCGTATCCCCATAAGAGCTTAACGAAAAGATCGATCTCGCCTCCATTAAGCGATAAGTAAGCCGATGAGCCCACAAATGCTGGCGCGAGAATGATCCCCATGGTTGGACGAAATTGTGGTTCAATCTGCAACACGCGTAAACGTTGGAATAACACCGGTTCATAAATAATCCAAGCAATCATCCCCGCCCCTAAGAACAAATAGCCTAAATCTTGATAGCCTAACAACGCTAATGATGAGGCACTGGTAAAGTTAGTGGCTACAGAGGGTAAATAAAATGGTGGCAATGTCGATTTCTGCTCAAATGTGCCATCTTTCCATAATGCACTAATACGCACAGAAGCAAACAATAATTGCCCAATCGTCCCGATCCAAATTAATCCCTCACCAATGAGAGGAAACCAACGATATAGAATATCCCCGCTTAACATCGTTGTAATCGGTATTAAGGCAAGAAAAGAAAAACGTATCTGACAGCAATATTCATCGCGTACTTCGTGAGAGAAATAAATCATTTTATAAATATAAAGCAAGACGAAAAGTGCCCATACTGAAACAGAAATTAATCCAATAATATCACTTACATTCCGAGAAAAAGAGAGCGTATCGCCCATATGCAGCCAGGCTAAAGACAAGGCACCCAAGCCTAATGGAATCGCGAAATACCCAGTTGGCAAAGGAAAAGGTCGTTTATCAGTCATTATTATTCTCCTAAAATTGATACCTTATAAGATTACCTATAAATGCGTGAATATTGATGTGGATTTATCTCAAAGACTAGAATAAAAATCTCATTGCTCTAAATGAAAGAAAGGGCTAATAAACATTAGCCCTAAATTGAATTAATATATTTTTGATTATTTGCAGATCACTTCTAATCCGCCCATGTAAGGACGTAATACTTCTGGTACCGTAATTGAGCCGTCTGCATTTTGATAGTTCTCAAGCACAGCCACTAATGTA encodes:
- a CDS encoding GntR family transcriptional regulator, producing MSKYKQVYNEIKTQINNGNFAPLQELPSENELMQSYGFSKDTIRKALSLLEIDGYIQKQQGRNSIVLEHDLSKPQMLSEIKTVSELNSASTHQVKTTLTSLYIVQGEEELMHIFNVDDQIDFYRIARLREIDGEAVEYEVSYFDRRIVPFISREIAEHSIYHYLENELKLKISHSQRKIVFRYANKEEKNAIDLGEYDMVVNVTSTTYLADGRPFQYGSISYRPDKIAFTSTAKRHV
- the tehA gene encoding dicarboxylate transporter/tellurite-resistance protein TehA, whose protein sequence is MTDKRPFPLPTGYFAIPLGLGALSLAWLHMGDTLSFSRNVSDIIGLISVSVWALFVLLYIYKMIYFSHEVRDEYCCQIRFSFLALIPITTMLSGDILYRWFPLIGEGLIWIGTIGQLLFASVRISALWKDGTFEQKSTLPPFYLPSVATNFTSASSLALLGYQDLGYLFLGAGMIAWIIYEPVLFQRLRVLQIEPQFRPTMGIILAPAFVGSSAYLSLNGGEIDLFVKLLWGYGFLQMFFLIRLFPWISEKGLNIGFWAFSFGLASLANGAVSFVHHNVLSGLANGAFIFANLMMSGLVLMTLGKIFKGQFWLK